The Chanodichthys erythropterus isolate Z2021 chromosome 14, ASM2448905v1, whole genome shotgun sequence genome window below encodes:
- the sestd1 gene encoding SEC14 domain and spectrin repeat-containing protein 1, whose amino-acid sequence MEASIILPVLKKKLAFLSGGKDRRSGLILTIPLCTEQTSMEELSATLDYLLSIPSEKCKARGFTVIVDGRKSQWNIVKTVVLMLQNVIPAEVSLVCVVKPDEFWDKKVTHFCFWKEKDRLGFEVILVSANKLTRYIEPCQLTDEFGGSLVYDHLDWVNKRLVFEKFTKESTSLLDELTVINENEKGSQAEKDRSSESNILPSFDPETVLQTGHELLSELQQRRFNGSEGGGSGTAWSPMDDELLAQPQVMKLLDSLREQYTKYQEVCRQRSKRSQLEEIQTKVMQVVNWLEGPGTDQLRTQWGIGDSIRASQALQQKHEEIESQHSEWFAVYVELNQQIAALLSAGDEEDLVELKGLQQQLSDVCYRQASQLEFRQNVLQSAHEFHMTAQDLSQQLDGLLGMLCADVAPADGAAIQQTLKHLEEKLKSVEGALQSLREKGQVLLDQMSTQTSFSYGKDVGIENKENIDHIHSVMEDMQLRKQRCEDMVDVRRLKMLQMVQLFKCEEDASQAVEWLGELLDALLKTHIRLGDDSQETKVLLEKHKKFVDVAQSTYDYGRQLLQATVVLCQSLRCTTRSSGDTLPRLNRVWKQFTVTSDERQHRLEMASAFHTAAEKILRESPELAELMVDVEAYEEVETVGKGLLDRLTVPVIFPDGSEQFFGSPGDMASSAESIRDRMKLVEEKRFLQEEEQQRLDEEALEAGPSES is encoded by the exons GAGGCAAGGACAGGCGCAGTGGTTTGATTCTGACCATCCCACTATGTACCGAACAGACCAGCATGGAGGAGCTCAGCGCCACTCTGGATTACCTACTGAGTATTCCTAG CGAGAAGTGCAAAGCGCGAGGTTTCACCGTCATCGTTGATGGCAGGAAGTCTCAGTGGAATATTGTGAAGACTGTTGTTCTGATGCTGCAG AATGTGATCCCAGCTGAGGTCTCTCTTGTGTGTGTGGTGAAACCTGACGAATTCTGGGATAAAAAAGTGACCCATTTCTGCTTCTGGAAGGAGAAGGACAGGCTTGGCTTTGAG GTGATTCTGGTGTCTGCCAATAAACTCACACGCTACATCGAGCCGTGCCAACTTACAGATGAATTTGGTGGGAGTCTGGTTTACGATCATTTGGACTGGGTCAACAAACGATTG GTCTTTGAAAAATTCACAAAGGAATCCACATCCCTTCTGGATGAACTTACCGTCATCAATGAAAATGAGAAAGGAAGCCAGGCAGAGAAGGACAG GTCTTCAGAGAGCAACATCCTGCCTTCATTTGACCCCGAAACTGTCCTTCAGACTG GGCATGAGTTGCTGTCTGAGCTCCAGCAGAGGCGTTTCAACGGCTCTGAGGGTGGAGGAAGTGGCACAGCCTGGTCGCCCATGGACGACGAGCTGCTGGCTCAGCCTCAGGTGATGAAGCTCCTGGACTCTCTGAGGGAGCAGTACACAAAATATCAGGAAGTTTGCAGACAGCGCAGCAAACGCTCCCAGCTAGAGGAAATCCAGACCAAGGTCATGCAG GTTGTGAATTGGCTGGAGGGTCCTGGCACAGATCAGCTCCGTACGCAGTGGGGGATTGGAGACTCCATTCGCGCGTCTCAGGCCTTGCAGCAGAAGCATGAGGAGATCGAGAGTCAACACAGT GAGTGGTTTGCTGTTTACGTGGAGCTGAACCAGCAGATCGCAGCGTTGCTGAGCGCAGGAGATGAAGAGGACCTGGTGGAGCTCAAGGGTCTGCAGCAGCAGCTCAGTGATGTCTGTTACCGGCAGGCCAGCCAATTAGAGTTCAGACAGAATGTCCTGCAGTCTGCCCATGAGTTCCACATGACTGCACAAGAT TTGTCCCAGCAGTTAGACGGGCTGTTGGGAATGCTCTGTGCAGACGTCGCCCCTGCAGATGGAGCTGCAATCCAGCAAACTCTAAAACATCTGGAGGAGAAACTCAAGAGCGTAG AGGGTGCCTTGCAGAGTTTAAGAGAAAAAGGCCAAGTACTGCTTGACCAGATGTCTACCCAGACATCTTTTTCCTACGGCAAGGATGTAGGCATTGAGAACAAAGAGAATATCGACCACATTCACAGCGTCATGGAAGACATGCAGCTCCGCAAACAGAG GTGTGAGGACATGGTTGATGTCAGGAGACTTAAGATGCTGCAGATGGTTCAGCTCTTCAAGTGTGAGGAAGATGCTTCACAG GCGGTGGAGTGGTTAGGAGAGTTGCTCGATGCTTTGTTGAAGACTCATATTCGACTGGGAGATGATTCCCAAGAAACCAAAGTGCTGCTGGAGAAACACAAGAAGTTTGTGGATGTTGCACAG agCACCTATGATTACGGCCGCCAGCTGCTGCAGGCCACAGTGGTGCTGTGCCAGTCTCTGCGTTGTACCACCCGCTCCTCAGGGGACACGCTGCCCAGACTCAACCGTGTGTGGAAACAGTTCACAGTCACGTCTGACGAGAGGCAGCACAGGCTGGAAATGGCCAGTGCCTTCCATACAGCTGCTGAGAAG ATTCTGAGAGAGAGCCCTGAATTAGCAGAGCTGATGGTGGATGTGGAGGCATATGAAGAGGTGGAGACGGTGGGGAAAGGTTTGCTGGACAGGCTCACTGTACCAGTCATTTTCCCTGATGG GAGCGAGCAGTTTTTTGGCAGCCCGGGCGACATGGCCTCCTCAGCCGAAAGCATCCGTGACCGGATGAAGCTAGTGGAGGAAAAGAGATTCCTACAGGAAGAGGAGCAGCAGCGGCTGGATGAAGAGGCTCTAGAGGCGGGGCCCAGTGAAAGCTGA